A single genomic interval of Megalobrama amblycephala isolate DHTTF-2021 linkage group LG15, ASM1881202v1, whole genome shotgun sequence harbors:
- the ptprjb.2 gene encoding receptor-type tyrosine-protein phosphatase eta translates to MLYHILISDFSGNNTGPNIWLIVGIVVAVICFLFIISLILIYSRSQKKKQCPDFPLHIISKIASRIEDYEDYFIRNHADSNCGFAKEYEELKSVGTAQSKKDALAFENKMKNRYTNVLPYDASRVKLSMCGNPFDDYINASYIPGYKSREEFIAAQGPLSITINEFWRMIWEKNVYTIVMLTKCNEQGEVKCEKYWPSGTNHYHYISVTTTSETALESWTIRDFGIKNEKTEETRNVRQFHFTAWPDNGVPQTTEVLIYFRQLVRKHMDQYSRHSPTVVHCSSGVGRTGAFIAIDHLIIQIERDSMVDIYGIVTDMHMHRPLMVQTEEQYVYLHQCAYDIIRSRTGTKEDLIYQNTAAPPIYENANNLKQ, encoded by the exons ATGTTATACCATATTCTCATCTCAGATTTCTCTGGGAACAACACTGGGCCTAATATTTGGCTGATTGTTGGCATAGTTGTGGCAGTGATCTGTTTTCTCTTCATCATCTCTCTTATTTTAATCTATTCAAGAAG tcaaaaaaagaaacaatgcCCCGACTTCCCTTTACACATTATTAG TAAGATTGCTTCGAGAATAGAAGATTATGAAGATTACTTTATTAGGAATCATGCAGATTCCAACTGTGGTTTTGCTAAAGAGTATGAG GAATTGAAATCTGTTGGAACGGCACAGTCAAAGAAAGATGCCCTGGCTTTTGAAAACAAGATGAAGAACCGTTACACTAATGTGTTACCAT ACGATGCTTCAAGAGTGAAATTATCAATGTGTGGCAACCCCTTTGATGACTACATCAATGCCAGCTATATCCCA GGCTACAAGTCAAGAGAAGAGTTTATAGCTGCTCAGGGTCCACTGTCCATCACAATAAATGAATTCTGGAGAATGATCTGGGAGAAGAACGTCTACACCATAGTGATGCTGACCAAATGCAACGAGCAGGGAGAA GTTAAATGTGAGAAGTACTGGCCATCTGGGACAAATCATTATCATTACATCTCAGTGACGACCACCTCAGAGACAGCACTGGAGAGCTGGACCATAAGAGACTTCGGAATAAAAAAT GAGAAGACAGAAGAAACTCGTAATGTACGCCAGTTCCACTTCACAGCGTGGCCGGATAATGGAGTTCCACAGACTACTGAAGTCCTCATTTATTTCAGGCAGCTGGTGAGAAAACACATGGACCAGTACTCACGCCACTCTCCTACTGTGGTGCATTGCAG ttctGGTGTGGGAAGAACAGGGGCTTTCATTGCCATTGACCACCTGATCATCCAGATTGAAAGAGACAGTATGGTGGACATCTATGGAATCGTTACTGACATGCACATGCACAGGCCTCTCATGGTGCAGACTGAG GAGCAGTATGTTTACCTCCACCAGTGTGCGTATGACATCATTCGATCAAGAACTGGAACCAAAGAGGACTTAATATACCAGAACACAGCAGCACCCCCGATCTATGAGAATGCAAATAATCTTAAACAGTAA
- the LOC125247920 gene encoding receptor-type tyrosine-protein phosphatase eta — protein sequence MNLTAYDITTSSVSLNWTKPNGQSSHYRVEYEDKNVTTENTSIKINDLISGAQYTFKVFAVSADHVTEGRSNQISLYTKPNVIRNLIVSEVTTLSVFLSWNEPIGNRSFFKVKWTEKTKETSNTSHNITDLIPGVNYTFYITAVAADNSTEGGAICISQYTKLGVIMNLTADDITTSSVLLNWTKPNGQSSHYRVEYEDKNVTTENTSIQINDLISGAQYTFKVFAVSADHVTEGRSNQISLYTKPNVIRNLIVSEVTTLSVSLSWNESIGNRSFFKVKWTDNTNEKTKETSNTSYNITDLTAGVNYTFCITAVAADHSTEGDALCISQYTSM from the exons ATGAACCTCACAGCTTATGATATTACAACATCCTCTGTTTCACTAAACTGGACTAAACCAAACGGTCAAAGCTCCCATTACCGTGTAGAATATGAAGACAAGAATGTGACTACTGAGAACACTTCTATCAAAATAAATGATCTAATTTCTGGAGCACAGTACACATTCAAAGTGTTTGCAGTTTCagctgatcatgtgactgaGGGGAGATCCAATCAGATTTCACTGTACACCA AGCCAAATGTGATTAGGAATCTCATAGTGTCTGAAGTCACAACATTATCTGTGTTTCTGTCATGGAATGAACCGATTGGAAATAGATCTTTCTTTAAAGTTAAATGGActgagaaaacaaaggaaactAGTAACACTTCCCATAACATCACTGATCTGATTCCTGGAGTCAATTACACATTCtacatcactgctgtggcagcAGATAATTCAACAGAAGGTGGCGCTATCTGCATCTCACAATATACAA AGCTTGGTGTCATAATGAACCTCACAGCTGATGATATTACAACATCCTCTGTTTTACTAAACTGGACTAAACCAAACGGTCAAAGCTCCCATTACCGTGTAGAATATGAAGACAAGAATGTGACTACTGAGAACACTTCTATCCAAATAAATGATCTAATTTCTGGAGCACAGTACACATTCAAAGTGTTTGCAGTTTCTGCTGATCATGTGACCGAGGGCAGATCCAATCAGATTTCACTGTACACCA AGCCAAATGTAATTAGGAATCTCATAGTGTCTGAAGTCACAACATTATCTGTGTCTCTGTCATGGAATGAATCGATTGGAAATAgatctttttttaaagttaaatggactgacaacacaaatgaaaaaacaaaggaaactagtaacacttcctataacatcACTGATCTGACTGCTGGAGTCAATTACACATTCTgcatcactgctgtggcagcAGATCATTCAACAGAAGGCGACGCTCTCTGCATCTCACAATATACAAgtatgtaa